The proteins below are encoded in one region of Mycobacterium shinjukuense:
- a CDS encoding anti-apoptotic protein → MARSIVRTLLVSGAAVSLMASAGSCSFSVGSSRTVSKADVANQISAKMTDAQGNKPDSVNCPSDLLAKVGAQLNCEMRVNDTIYNVNVTVTSVEGKDVKFDMVETVDKNRVARIISDKLYQQVGQRPDSVTCPDNLKGVEGATLRCQLTDGNSKYGINVTVTSVDGGDVNFDFKVDDHPE, encoded by the coding sequence ATGGCTCGTTCGATCGTTCGGACATTGTTGGTCTCAGGTGCCGCCGTCAGCCTCATGGCCAGCGCCGGATCCTGTTCGTTTTCGGTCGGATCGTCGCGCACCGTGAGCAAGGCCGACGTGGCCAACCAGATCAGCGCCAAAATGACCGACGCCCAAGGCAACAAGCCGGACTCGGTGAACTGTCCCAGCGACCTGCTGGCAAAGGTCGGGGCGCAGCTCAACTGCGAGATGCGAGTCAACGACACGATCTACAACGTCAACGTCACGGTGACCAGCGTCGAGGGCAAAGACGTCAAGTTCGACATGGTGGAGACCGTTGACAAAAACCGGGTCGCCAGGATCATCAGCGACAAGCTGTATCAACAGGTGGGCCAGCGACCCGACTCGGTGACCTGCCCCGACAACTTGAAAGGCGTCGAGGGCGCGACGCTACGGTGTCAGCTCACCGACGGCAACTCGAAGTACGGCATCAACGTGACCGTCACCAGCGTCGACGGCGGCGATGTCAACTTCGATTTCAAGGTCGACGACCACCCGGAATAG
- a CDS encoding glycosyltransferase family 4 protein, whose amino-acid sequence MKILMVSWEYPPVVVGGLGRHVHQLSTALAAAGHDVVVLSRRPTGTDPSTHPSSDEVSQGVRVIAAAQDPHEFTFGDDMMAWTLAMGHAMIRAGLSLKRHGTDRPWRPDVVHAHDWLVAHPAIALAQFYDVPMVSTIHATEAGRHSGWVSGPLSRQVHAVESWLVRESDSLITCSASMRDEITELFGPGLAETTVIPNGIDAKRWPYAPRRPRTGPAELLYVGRLEYEKGVHDAIAALPRIRRTHPGATLTIAGEGTQQAWLVEQARKHKVLKATRFVGHLDHDALLAVLHRADAAVLPSHYEPFGLAALEAAAAGTPLVTSNIGGLGEAVIDGRTGVSCPPRDVSRLAKAVRYVLDDPAAAQRRARAARDRLTADFDWQTVAESTAQVYLAAKRRERQPQPRLPIVEHALPDR is encoded by the coding sequence ATGAAAATCCTCATGGTGTCGTGGGAGTACCCGCCGGTGGTGGTCGGTGGGCTCGGCCGGCACGTGCATCAGCTGTCGACCGCGCTGGCCGCCGCCGGCCACGACGTCGTGGTGCTGTCTCGGCGTCCCACCGGCACCGATCCCAGCACGCACCCGTCGTCCGACGAGGTCAGCCAGGGGGTTCGGGTGATCGCGGCCGCGCAAGACCCACACGAGTTCACCTTCGGCGACGACATGATGGCCTGGACGCTGGCGATGGGTCATGCGATGATCCGCGCGGGCCTGTCGCTCAAGAGGCACGGCACCGACCGGCCCTGGCGCCCCGACGTGGTACATGCGCACGACTGGCTGGTGGCCCACCCGGCCATAGCGCTCGCCCAGTTCTACGACGTGCCAATGGTTTCCACGATTCATGCGACCGAAGCCGGGCGGCATTCCGGCTGGGTTTCCGGACCCCTCAGCCGTCAGGTGCACGCGGTCGAATCCTGGCTTGTGCGCGAATCCGATTCGCTCATCACCTGTTCGGCGTCGATGCGCGACGAGATCACCGAACTGTTCGGTCCCGGCCTGGCCGAAACCACGGTGATCCCCAACGGTATCGACGCCAAGCGCTGGCCGTACGCGCCCCGCCGCCCACGCACCGGGCCGGCCGAGCTGCTCTATGTCGGGCGCCTCGAGTACGAGAAGGGTGTGCACGACGCCATCGCGGCGCTGCCGAGGATCCGCCGCACCCACCCGGGCGCCACGCTGACCATCGCCGGCGAAGGCACCCAGCAGGCCTGGCTCGTCGAGCAGGCCCGTAAACACAAGGTGCTCAAGGCAACCAGGTTCGTCGGACATCTCGACCACGACGCACTGCTGGCGGTGCTGCATCGGGCCGACGCCGCGGTGCTGCCCAGCCATTACGAGCCGTTCGGGCTGGCCGCCCTGGAGGCCGCCGCGGCCGGCACGCCACTGGTCACGTCCAACATCGGCGGCCTGGGCGAAGCGGTGATCGACGGACGGACCGGGGTGTCCTGCCCCCCGCGTGACGTGTCGCGTCTGGCCAAAGCGGTGCGTTACGTGCTTGACGACCCGGCCGCCGCGCAGCGCCGCGCCCGGGCCGCGCGCGACCGGCTCACGGCCGACTTCGACTGGCAGACCGTGGCCGAGTCGACCGCGCAGGTGTATCTGGCGGCCAAACGCCGCGAGCGGCAGCCACAGCCCCGGCTACCCATCGTCGAGCACGCGTTGCCCGACCGTTAG
- a CDS encoding 1,4-alpha-glucan branching protein domain-containing protein encodes MNPPGDRVPGLFSLVLHTHLPWLAHHGRWPVGEEWLYQSWSAAYLPLFRVLQTLADEDRQGVLTLGMTPVVTAQLDDPYCLDGMHHWLANWRLRAAEAASVRIAPRSRSAAYSSCTPEALRPFGIRECAAADQALDEFAVRWRHGGSPVLRALVDAGTVELLGGPLAHPFQPLLAPRLREFALREGLADAGHRLGHRPTGIWAPECAYAPGMEHDYAAAGVGHFMVDGPSLHGDTALGRPVGDTDVIAFGRDLQVSYRVWSPKSGYPGHAAYRDFHTYDHLTGLKPARVTGRNVAAEAKAPYDPERADRAVEVHVADFVEVVRNRLLAESERIGRPAHVVAAFDTELFGHWWYEGPTWLRRVLQALPAAGVRVGTLRDAINDGFVGSPVELPPGSWGSGKDWQVWNGDKVADLVQLNAEVVDTALTTVDKALAQTASLDGPIPRDRVADQILRETLLTVSSDWPFMVSKDSAADYARYRAHLHAHATREIAGALASGRRDSAQRLAEGWNRADGLFGALDARRLP; translated from the coding sequence GTGAACCCCCCTGGCGACCGGGTGCCGGGCCTGTTCAGCCTGGTGCTGCATACCCACCTGCCGTGGCTGGCCCACCACGGGCGCTGGCCGGTCGGCGAGGAATGGCTCTATCAGTCGTGGTCGGCGGCCTATCTGCCGTTGTTCCGGGTGCTGCAGACGCTGGCCGACGAGGATCGGCAAGGAGTGCTCACCCTCGGCATGACCCCGGTGGTCACCGCCCAGCTCGACGACCCGTATTGCCTCGACGGCATGCATCATTGGCTGGCCAACTGGCGGCTGCGCGCGGCGGAGGCCGCCAGCGTGCGGATTGCGCCCCGATCACGATCGGCCGCCTATTCCTCGTGCACGCCGGAGGCCTTGCGGCCCTTCGGGATTCGCGAATGCGCCGCGGCCGACCAAGCCCTCGACGAATTCGCCGTGCGATGGCGGCACGGCGGCAGCCCGGTGCTGCGCGCCCTGGTCGACGCCGGCACCGTGGAGCTGCTCGGCGGTCCGCTGGCTCACCCGTTTCAGCCGCTGCTGGCCCCGCGGCTGCGCGAGTTCGCGCTGCGCGAAGGCCTGGCCGACGCGGGGCACCGGCTGGGGCACCGCCCGACCGGGATCTGGGCGCCCGAATGCGCCTACGCCCCGGGCATGGAACACGACTACGCCGCCGCGGGCGTCGGTCACTTCATGGTCGACGGCCCGTCGCTGCACGGCGACACCGCGCTGGGCCGGCCGGTGGGCGACACCGACGTCATCGCCTTCGGGCGTGACCTGCAGGTCAGCTACCGGGTGTGGTCGCCGAAGTCCGGCTATCCGGGGCATGCCGCGTACCGCGATTTCCACACCTACGACCACCTGACCGGTCTCAAGCCGGCCCGCGTCACCGGCCGAAACGTGGCCGCGGAGGCCAAGGCGCCGTATGACCCCGAGCGCGCCGACCGGGCCGTCGAGGTGCACGTCGCCGACTTCGTCGAGGTGGTGCGCAACCGGCTGCTGGCCGAATCCGAACGCATCGGGCGACCGGCCCACGTGGTGGCCGCCTTCGACACGGAATTGTTCGGCCACTGGTGGTACGAAGGCCCGACCTGGTTGCGGCGCGTGCTGCAGGCCCTGCCCGCCGCCGGGGTGCGGGTGGGGACGCTGCGCGACGCGATCAACGACGGGTTCGTGGGCAGCCCCGTCGAGCTGCCACCCGGCTCGTGGGGCTCCGGCAAGGACTGGCAGGTGTGGAACGGTGACAAGGTGGCCGATCTGGTCCAGCTCAACGCCGAGGTGGTCGACACCGCGCTGACCACCGTCGATAAGGCGTTGGCGCAGACGGCGTCCCTGGACGGACCTATCCCACGCGATCGGGTCGCCGATCAGATTCTGCGCGAGACGCTGCTCACGGTGTCCAGCGACTGGCCGTTCATGGTCAGCAAGGACTCCGCCGCCGACTACGCCCGCTATCGCGCTCACCTGCACGCCCACGCCACCCGGGAGATCGCCGGGGCATTGGCGTCCGGCCGGCGCGACAGCGCACAGCGGCTTGCCGAGGGGTGGAACCGTGCCGACGGTCTGTTCGGCGCCCTGGACGCGAGAAGGCTGCCATGA
- a CDS encoding class I SAM-dependent methyltransferase has product MSAFVPDVRPADRPAAVDPVLPLTGERTIPDLDVENYWFRRHQVVYERLAPRCAGRDALEAGCGEGYGADLIAGVARRVIAVDYDQAAVAHVRRRYPRVQVLRANLAELPLPEASVDVVVTFQVIEHLWDQGRFLRECARVLRPSGLVMVSTPNRITFSPGRDTPINPFHTRELNADELTELLVDAGFADVSMSGLFHGPRLREMDARHGGSIIDAQIALAVADAPWPPELAADVAAVTTADFDMVGRGSRDIDDSLDLIAIAVRP; this is encoded by the coding sequence ATGAGCGCTTTCGTCCCCGATGTTCGCCCCGCCGACCGCCCGGCAGCGGTCGATCCGGTGTTGCCGCTGACCGGTGAACGCACCATCCCCGACCTGGACGTCGAAAACTACTGGTTTCGCCGCCACCAAGTGGTGTATGAGCGGCTGGCGCCCCGCTGCGCGGGCCGCGACGCGCTCGAAGCCGGCTGCGGCGAGGGCTACGGCGCCGACCTGATCGCCGGCGTCGCGCGCCGGGTGATCGCGGTGGACTACGACCAGGCCGCGGTGGCCCACGTCCGCCGCCGCTATCCCCGGGTGCAGGTGCTGCGGGCAAACCTGGCCGAGCTGCCGCTGCCCGAGGCGTCGGTGGACGTGGTGGTCACCTTCCAGGTCATCGAGCATCTGTGGGACCAGGGTCGATTCCTCCGCGAGTGCGCCCGGGTGCTGCGGCCCTCGGGGCTGGTGATGGTGTCCACCCCGAACCGGATCACCTTCTCTCCGGGCCGCGACACCCCGATCAACCCGTTCCACACCCGCGAGCTCAACGCCGACGAGCTCACCGAGTTGCTGGTTGACGCGGGCTTTGCCGACGTATCGATGAGTGGCCTGTTTCACGGGCCACGGCTGCGGGAGATGGATGCCCGCCACGGCGGCTCGATCATCGACGCGCAGATCGCGCTCGCCGTGGCCGACGCGCCGTGGCCGCCCGAGCTGGCCGCCGACGTCGCGGCGGTCACCACCGCCGACTTCGACATGGTCGGGCGCGGCAGCCGGGACATCGATGACAGCCTCGACCTGATCGCGATCGCGGTGCGGCCGTGA
- a CDS encoding electron transfer flavoprotein subunit beta/FixA family protein — MTNIVVLIKQVPDTWSERKLTDGDFTLDREAADAVLDEINERAVEEALQIREREAAAGIEGSVTVLTAGPERATEAIRKALSMGADKAVHLKDDGMHGSDVIQTGWALARALGTIEGTELVIAGNESTDGVGGAVPAIIAEYLGLPQLTHLRKVSVEGGRITGERETDEGVFTLEANLPAVVSVNEKINEPRFPSFKGIMAAKKKEVTVLTLAEIGVEADEVGLANAGSTVLASTPKPPKTAGEKVIDEGEGGNQIAQYLVAQKII, encoded by the coding sequence ATGACGAACATTGTGGTCCTGATCAAGCAGGTCCCAGACACCTGGTCGGAGCGCAAACTGACCGACGGAGATTTCACGTTGGACCGCGAGGCCGCCGACGCGGTGCTCGACGAGATCAACGAGCGCGCCGTGGAAGAAGCCCTGCAGATCCGCGAGCGGGAGGCCGCCGCCGGCATCGAGGGATCGGTGACCGTGCTGACCGCCGGCCCGGAGCGCGCCACCGAGGCGATCCGCAAAGCCCTGTCGATGGGCGCCGACAAGGCCGTCCACCTCAAGGACGACGGCATGCACGGCTCGGACGTCATCCAGACCGGCTGGGCGTTGGCTCGCGCGCTGGGCACCATCGAGGGCACCGAGCTGGTGATCGCCGGCAATGAATCCACCGACGGTGTGGGCGGCGCGGTGCCGGCCATCATCGCCGAATACCTGGGCCTGCCGCAGCTCACCCACCTGCGCAAGGTGTCGGTCGAGGGGGGCAGGATCACCGGCGAACGCGAGACCGACGAGGGCGTATTCACCCTGGAGGCCAATCTGCCCGCGGTGGTCAGCGTCAACGAGAAGATCAACGAGCCGCGGTTCCCGTCGTTCAAGGGCATCATGGCCGCCAAGAAGAAGGAAGTCACCGTGCTGACCCTGGCCGAGATCGGTGTCGAGGCCGACGAGGTCGGGCTGGCCAACGCCGGGTCCACCGTGCTGGCGTCGACGCCGAAGCCGCCCAAGACCGCCGGCGAGAAGGTCATCGACGAGGGCGAAGGCGGCAACCAGATCGCCCAGTACCTGGTCGCCCAGAAGATCATCTAG
- a CDS encoding electron transfer flavoprotein subunit alpha/FixB family protein: MAEVLVLVEHSEGALKKVTAELITAARALGEPAAVVVGAPGTAAPLVDGLKAAGAGKIYVAESDVVDQYLVTPYVDVLAGLAESSAPAGVLIAATADGKEIAGRLAARIGSGLLVDVVEVKAGGKGVHSIFGGAFTVESQVNGDTPVITVRAGAVEAQPAEGAGEQVSVQVPAPAENATRITARQPAVAGDRPELTEASVVVAGGRGVGSAENFSVVEALADSLGAAVGASRAAVDSGYYPGQFQVGQTGKTVSPQLYIALGISGAIQHRAGMQTSKTIVAVNKDEEAPIFEIADYGVVGDLFKVAPQLTEAIKARKG, encoded by the coding sequence ATGGCCGAAGTATTGGTGCTCGTGGAGCACAGCGAAGGCGCACTGAAGAAGGTCACCGCCGAATTGATCACCGCCGCCCGCGCGCTGGGCGAGCCGGCAGCCGTCGTGGTCGGCGCGCCGGGGACGGCCGCGCCGCTGGTAGACGGGCTGAAGGCGGCGGGTGCCGGCAAGATCTACGTCGCCGAGTCCGACGTCGTCGACCAGTACCTGGTCACCCCGTACGTCGATGTGCTGGCCGGGCTGGCCGAATCGTCGGCCCCGGCCGGCGTGTTGATCGCCGCCACCGCCGACGGCAAGGAGATCGCCGGCCGGCTCGCGGCCCGGATCGGCTCCGGTCTGCTGGTCGATGTGGTCGAGGTCAAGGCGGGCGGAAAGGGCGTGCACTCCATCTTCGGCGGTGCGTTCACCGTCGAGTCGCAGGTCAACGGCGACACACCGGTGATCACGGTGCGTGCCGGGGCAGTGGAGGCGCAGCCGGCCGAGGGCGCCGGTGAGCAGGTCAGCGTGCAGGTTCCGGCGCCCGCCGAGAACGCCACCAGGATCACCGCCCGCCAGCCGGCGGTCGCCGGGGACCGACCGGAGCTCACCGAAGCCAGCGTCGTGGTGGCCGGTGGCCGTGGCGTCGGCAGCGCGGAGAATTTCAGCGTGGTCGAGGCGTTGGCCGACTCGCTGGGTGCGGCGGTCGGTGCGTCGCGGGCCGCGGTCGACTCCGGCTACTACCCGGGCCAATTCCAGGTCGGCCAGACCGGCAAGACGGTGTCGCCCCAGCTCTACATCGCGCTGGGCATCTCCGGGGCGATCCAGCACCGCGCGGGCATGCAGACCTCGAAGACCATCGTCGCGGTCAACAAGGACGAAGAGGCACCCATCTTCGAGATCGCCGACTACGGCGTGGTCGGCGACCTGTTCAAGGTTGCCCCGCAGCTGACCGAGGCGATCAAGGCCCGCAAGGGCTGA
- a CDS encoding GNAT family N-acetyltransferase gives MSIASVLIPSDKPRGAATRSSSGPRYSLLLSTDPRLIEAAQRLRYDVFSSTPGFVLPASGAGLPDGLDRDRFDEYCDHLLVRDDDTGELVGCYRMLAPAGAIAAGGLYTATEFDVSAFDPLRPSLVEMGRAVVREGHRNGAVVLLMWAGILAYLDRCGYEYVTGCVSVPIDGSPSPRVAVPGSQIRGVRDFLLNRHASRYRVRPYRPVRVDGRGLDDIAPPRRPAVPPLMRGYLRLGARACGEPAHDPAFGVGDFCMLLDKQHADARYVRRLRSVSAAARMAGGPAR, from the coding sequence ATGAGCATCGCTTCTGTGCTGATACCCAGCGACAAACCCCGGGGCGCGGCGACAAGGTCGTCGTCGGGGCCGCGCTATTCGCTGTTGCTGTCCACCGACCCTCGCCTGATCGAGGCCGCGCAGCGGCTGCGGTACGACGTGTTCAGCAGCACACCCGGGTTCGTGCTACCCGCATCGGGCGCGGGGTTGCCGGACGGTCTTGATCGGGACCGGTTCGACGAGTACTGCGACCACCTGCTGGTCCGCGACGACGACACCGGTGAACTGGTGGGCTGCTATCGAATGCTGGCGCCGGCGGGTGCCATAGCCGCCGGAGGGCTTTATACCGCAACGGAATTCGACGTGAGCGCGTTCGACCCGCTGCGGCCGTCGTTGGTGGAGATGGGCCGCGCCGTGGTGCGTGAAGGTCACCGCAACGGTGCCGTGGTGCTGCTGATGTGGGCGGGCATCCTGGCGTATCTGGACCGCTGCGGCTACGAGTATGTGACCGGCTGCGTGTCGGTGCCGATCGACGGCTCGCCAAGCCCGCGGGTCGCAGTGCCGGGCAGCCAGATCCGCGGCGTGCGCGACTTCCTGCTCAACCGGCACGCCTCGCGCTATCGGGTGCGTCCCTACCGGCCGGTGCGGGTGGACGGCCGGGGCCTAGACGACATTGCCCCACCGCGACGGCCGGCGGTGCCGCCGCTGATGCGCGGCTATCTGCGGCTGGGGGCACGGGCGTGCGGGGAACCGGCGCATGACCCGGCATTCGGTGTGGGTGACTTCTGCATGCTGTTGGACAAGCAGCACGCCGATGCCCGCTATGTGCGGCGACTGCGGTCGGTGTCGGCGGCGGCCAGAATGGCGGGCGGGCCGGCTCGATGA
- a CDS encoding lysophospholipid acyltransferase family protein — protein MTTAAAGHAWLPRASCDAGCVSAGDPVTSPWLVVALRVAVRVAAALLLAPGVPLLGVPLPGRTHLQRAYCRLVLRCFGVRIMVSGNPIRNLRGVLVVSSHISWLDVFAIGAVLPGSFVARADMFTGPASGFVARVLKVIPIERASLRRLPEVVAAVARRLRAGQTVVAFPEGTTWCGRAFGPFYPAMFQAAIDARRPVQPLRLTYHHADGSVSTAPAYVGEDTLVRSVGRMLRVRRTVAWVRVESLQLPGTDRRALASRCQSAVRVSEPPRQQGHRHELVS, from the coding sequence ATGACCACTGCGGCCGCCGGGCACGCATGGCTGCCCCGGGCATCGTGCGACGCCGGTTGTGTCAGCGCGGGGGATCCGGTGACCTCGCCGTGGCTGGTGGTGGCGCTGCGGGTGGCGGTTCGCGTCGCCGCGGCGCTGCTGCTGGCCCCGGGAGTGCCGCTGCTCGGGGTGCCGCTGCCCGGCCGCACGCACCTGCAACGTGCCTACTGCCGGCTGGTGCTGCGCTGCTTCGGTGTCCGGATTATGGTGTCGGGCAATCCGATTCGCAACCTGCGCGGCGTGCTGGTGGTGAGCAGCCACATATCCTGGCTGGACGTCTTCGCCATCGGCGCGGTGTTGCCGGGATCGTTCGTCGCCCGCGCCGATATGTTCACCGGGCCCGCGTCCGGGTTCGTGGCTCGCGTCCTGAAGGTCATCCCGATCGAGCGGGCCAGCCTTCGTCGGCTGCCGGAGGTGGTGGCCGCCGTCGCCCGTCGGCTGCGCGCCGGCCAGACGGTGGTGGCGTTCCCGGAGGGCACCACCTGGTGTGGCCGAGCGTTCGGTCCGTTCTATCCGGCCATGTTCCAGGCCGCGATCGATGCTCGCCGCCCGGTGCAGCCGCTGCGGCTGACTTATCACCACGCCGACGGCAGCGTGTCAACCGCTCCGGCCTACGTCGGTGAGGACACGCTGGTGCGGTCGGTGGGCCGGATGCTTCGCGTGCGCCGCACGGTGGCGTGGGTGCGTGTCGAATCCCTGCAATTGCCGGGCACCGATCGGCGAGCCCTGGCCAGCCGGTGCCAGTCGGCGGTGCGGGTGTCCGAGCCGCCGCGGCAGCAGGGTCACCGGCACGAGCTGGTTTCCTAA
- a CDS encoding cysteine desulfurase family protein — MVYLDHAATTPMHPAAIEAMTAVLGTVGNASSLHTAGRAARRRIEESRELIADKLGARPSEVIFTAGGTESDNLAVKGIYWARRDAQPSRRRIVTSQVEHHAVLDAVNWLVEHEGAEVTWLPTAADGSVSVTALRAALRTHDDVALVSVMWANNEVGTIMPAAELAAVAAEFGVPMHSDAVQAVGQLPVDFGASGLSAMSVAAHKFGGPPGVGALLLRRDVGCVPLLHGGGQERDIRSGTSDVASTVGMAVAARIAVDGLQATSARLKALRDRLVGGVLAEIDDVRLNGARDPLRLPGNAHFTFGGCEGDALLMLLDANGIECSTGSACTAGVAQPSHVLMAMGADAASARGSLRLSLGHNSVDADVDAVLQVLPGAVARARGAALAAAGAS, encoded by the coding sequence ATGGTCTACCTGGATCACGCCGCGACGACCCCGATGCACCCCGCCGCCATCGAGGCGATGACGGCCGTGCTCGGCACCGTCGGCAACGCCTCGTCGCTGCACACCGCCGGCCGTGCGGCGCGCCGGCGGATCGAGGAATCCCGCGAGCTGATCGCCGACAAGCTGGGCGCGCGCCCGTCGGAGGTGATCTTCACCGCGGGCGGCACCGAGAGCGACAACCTGGCCGTCAAGGGGATCTATTGGGCGCGCCGTGACGCGCAGCCGAGCCGCCGGCGCATCGTCACATCCCAGGTGGAGCACCACGCGGTACTGGACGCGGTGAACTGGCTCGTCGAGCACGAGGGCGCCGAGGTCACCTGGCTGCCCACCGCCGCGGACGGCTCGGTGTCGGTGACCGCGTTGCGTGCGGCGCTACGAACCCATGACGACGTCGCGCTGGTGTCGGTGATGTGGGCCAACAACGAGGTGGGCACGATCATGCCGGCCGCCGAACTGGCCGCCGTGGCCGCCGAGTTCGGCGTTCCCATGCACAGCGACGCCGTTCAGGCGGTGGGCCAGCTGCCGGTCGACTTCGGCGCCAGTGGGCTGTCGGCGATGAGCGTGGCCGCGCACAAGTTCGGCGGTCCACCGGGTGTGGGGGCGTTGCTATTGCGCCGTGACGTCGGCTGTGTGCCACTGCTGCACGGCGGCGGGCAGGAACGCGATATTCGTTCCGGCACATCCGATGTCGCCAGCACCGTAGGAATGGCCGTGGCGGCACGGATCGCGGTGGACGGACTGCAGGCAACTAGCGCTCGGCTAAAGGCATTGCGGGACCGTCTGGTTGGTGGGGTGCTGGCGGAGATCGACGACGTCCGGCTCAATGGCGCCCGCGACCCGCTTCGCCTTCCGGGCAACGCGCACTTCACTTTCGGCGGCTGTGAAGGTGATGCGCTGTTGATGCTGTTGGATGCCAACGGAATTGAGTGCTCAACCGGATCGGCCTGTACCGCAGGTGTCGCACAGCCGTCACACGTGCTGATGGCGATGGGTGCGGACGCCGCCAGCGCACGCGGGTCGCTGCGACTTTCGTTGGGACACAACAGTGTCGATGCTGATGTCGATGCGGTGTTGCAGGTGCTGCCCGGGGCAGTGGCGCGCGCGCGGGGGGCCGCCCTGGCCGCCGCGGGGGCTTCCTAA
- the mnmA gene encoding tRNA 2-thiouridine(34) synthase MnmA — MKVLAAMSGGVDSSVAAARMVDAGHEVVGVHLALSTAPGTLRTGSRGCCSKEDASDARRVADVLGIPFYVWDFAEKFQHEVIDDFVASYARGETPNPCVRCNQAIKFSALATRALALGFDAVATGHYARLANGRLRRAVDRDKDQSYVLAVLTAEQLRHAVFPIGDTPKPQIRAEAARRGLAVADKPDSHDICFIPSGNTRAFLGARIGVRRGTVVGADGAVLAEHDGVHGFTIGQRKGLGIVGPGRDGRPRYVTAIDAETATVHVGDVSDLDVHELIGREPVFTAGAAPSGPIECLVQVRAHGETVSAVAELADGELFARLRTPLRGVARGQTLVLYRPDPDGDEVLGSATIAGTAGLPTPRQPGA; from the coding sequence GTGAAGGTTCTCGCCGCGATGAGCGGTGGTGTCGATTCGTCGGTTGCCGCCGCTCGCATGGTCGATGCCGGGCATGAGGTGGTCGGTGTGCACCTGGCGCTATCGACCGCGCCCGGCACCTTGCGCACCGGATCGCGCGGCTGCTGCTCTAAGGAAGACGCCTCGGATGCTCGTCGTGTGGCCGATGTGCTCGGAATCCCGTTCTATGTGTGGGATTTCGCGGAGAAATTCCAACACGAGGTGATCGATGATTTCGTGGCGTCCTACGCTCGCGGGGAAACCCCCAACCCCTGCGTGCGGTGCAATCAGGCGATCAAGTTCTCGGCTCTGGCCACCAGAGCGTTGGCGCTCGGCTTCGACGCGGTCGCTACCGGCCACTATGCCCGGCTGGCAAATGGCCGGCTGCGCCGCGCCGTCGACCGGGACAAGGACCAGTCCTATGTGCTGGCCGTGCTGACCGCCGAGCAGTTGCGCCACGCCGTGTTCCCCATCGGAGACACCCCCAAACCGCAAATCCGGGCGGAAGCCGCCCGTCGCGGCCTGGCGGTCGCTGACAAGCCGGACAGTCACGACATCTGCTTTATCCCATCGGGGAACACCCGGGCGTTTCTGGGTGCGCGCATCGGTGTTCGCCGTGGGACCGTGGTCGGCGCCGACGGCGCGGTGCTGGCGGAACATGATGGGGTGCATGGTTTTACGATTGGCCAGCGCAAGGGGTTGGGCATTGTCGGGCCGGGCCGGGATGGTCGCCCGCGGTATGTGACGGCGATTGACGCCGAGACCGCGACCGTTCATGTCGGCGACGTGAGTGACCTTGATGTGCATGAGCTGATTGGGCGGGAGCCCGTCTTCACCGCGGGGGCCGCGCCGTCAGGGCCCATCGAATGTCTGGTTCAGGTGCGTGCACACGGTGAAACCGTAAGTGCAGTAGCTGAATTGGCTGATGGTGAGCTTTTTGCACGGTTGCGGACCCCGCTGCGTGGGGTGGCGCGTGGTCAGACGCTGGTGCTCTACCGCCCGGATCCTGATGGTGATGAGGTGCTGGGCAGTGCCACCATCGCCGGCACGGCGGGGTTGCCGACGCCCCGCCAGCCTGGTGCGTGA
- a CDS encoding PE family protein, with protein MMLRVVPAGLAAASAAVEALTAQLAAAHAGAAPLISAVVPPAADPVSLQTAAGFSAQGSEHAAVAAEGVEELGRCGVGVGESGISYAVGDAVAASTYLISGGLG; from the coding sequence GTGATGTTGCGCGTGGTGCCTGCAGGTTTGGCGGCCGCTAGTGCCGCGGTGGAAGCGCTGACCGCTCAGTTGGCGGCCGCGCATGCTGGTGCGGCGCCGCTAATTAGCGCGGTGGTGCCGCCGGCGGCGGATCCGGTGTCGTTGCAGACCGCGGCTGGGTTTAGCGCCCAGGGCAGCGAGCACGCCGCGGTGGCCGCTGAAGGTGTTGAAGAGCTTGGCCGTTGCGGGGTCGGTGTCGGTGAGTCCGGTATCAGTTATGCCGTCGGTGATGCCGTGGCGGCATCGACGTACTTGATCTCGGGTGGCTTGGGATGA